In Actinomyces radicidentis, one genomic interval encodes:
- a CDS encoding tetratricopeptide repeat protein, which translates to MSMFGAVDLSTLAPRTSAPGAAGAPRAAAQGGPGEDSGQGVPAPLVVDVDASTLRDVAQVSTQVPVVIVLHTPRSQVSEDLAGQLETLAREYAGRFELGRVDVDAAPEVAQALQATAVPTVVALLGGQPVPMFQGAIPDDQLRSLLDQLLDVAAQNGVNGRLDLTDGEDSEEPAEPEETEVERAAREALERGDYAAAEEVYDHAIAQNPADDELKVARDQIRMMRRMDGQDPAALIAAADADPADVDKALAAADASLALGDVDAALGRALEAVRSHAGEERETARKRLLELFDVIGAGAPEVARARRQLATLLF; encoded by the coding sequence ATGAGCATGTTCGGCGCCGTCGACCTGTCCACCCTCGCTCCGCGCACCAGCGCCCCGGGCGCAGCCGGAGCACCTCGCGCCGCGGCCCAGGGCGGGCCGGGGGAGGATTCGGGGCAGGGCGTGCCCGCGCCCCTCGTCGTCGACGTCGACGCCTCGACCCTGCGCGACGTCGCCCAGGTCTCCACGCAGGTCCCCGTCGTCATCGTCCTTCACACGCCCCGCTCGCAGGTGAGCGAGGACCTCGCCGGCCAGCTCGAGACCCTCGCCCGCGAGTACGCCGGCCGCTTCGAGCTCGGCCGGGTCGACGTCGACGCCGCCCCCGAGGTCGCCCAGGCGCTCCAGGCCACCGCCGTGCCGACCGTGGTCGCCCTCCTCGGCGGGCAGCCGGTGCCCATGTTCCAGGGCGCCATCCCCGACGACCAGCTCCGGTCCCTGCTCGACCAGCTGCTCGACGTCGCCGCGCAGAACGGCGTCAACGGACGCCTCGACCTCACCGACGGCGAGGACTCCGAGGAGCCCGCCGAGCCGGAGGAGACCGAGGTGGAGCGCGCCGCCCGCGAGGCCCTCGAGCGCGGTGACTACGCCGCCGCCGAGGAGGTCTACGACCACGCCATCGCCCAGAACCCGGCCGACGACGAGCTCAAGGTCGCCCGCGACCAGATCCGGATGATGCGGCGCATGGACGGCCAGGACCCGGCAGCCCTCATCGCCGCCGCCGACGCGGACCCGGCCGACGTCGACAAGGCCCTCGCGGCGGCCGACGCCTCCCTCGCCCTCGGCGACGTCGACGCCGCCCTGGGCCGCGCCCTCGAGGCCGTGCGCAGCCACGCCGGAGAGGAGCGCGAGACCGCCCGCAAGCGCCTTCTCGAGCTCTTCGACGTCATCGGCGCCGGCGCCCCCGAGGTCGCCCGCGCCCGCAGGCAGCTCGCGACGCTGCTCTTCTGA